One Actinospica robiniae DSM 44927 genomic region harbors:
- a CDS encoding ArsR/SmtB family transcription factor, which yields MTRVSEPGSTLDPTRSAESERPVAGPDVAALATLLADSTRAQFCLALLDGRAWTAGELARHADVAASTATEHLNLLVDGGLLEQERQGRHRYLRLAGEDAAELIEHLAVLAPRRTEPKHTLSVANRNRALARARTCYDHLAGSLGVAIADAMTQQGLLDWSQGLALTDQGVRWLAELGLELPAGTRRPPVRSCLDWTERRPHLAGSLGAGLCRFAFEHGWITRIGSGRAVAVTDEGAGALRTRFGI from the coding sequence ATGACACGCGTATCAGAGCCTGGATCCACGCTCGACCCGACGCGCTCCGCCGAGTCGGAGCGGCCGGTGGCCGGCCCGGACGTGGCGGCGCTGGCCACGCTGCTGGCCGACAGCACCCGGGCCCAGTTCTGCCTCGCCCTGCTGGACGGGCGGGCCTGGACCGCGGGCGAGCTCGCCCGGCACGCCGACGTGGCCGCCTCGACCGCGACCGAGCATCTGAACCTGCTGGTCGACGGCGGGCTGCTGGAGCAGGAGCGGCAGGGCCGGCACCGCTATCTGCGGCTGGCCGGGGAGGACGCGGCGGAGCTGATCGAGCACCTGGCCGTGCTCGCGCCGCGGCGGACCGAGCCCAAGCACACCCTCAGCGTGGCCAACCGCAACCGGGCGCTGGCCCGCGCCCGCACCTGCTACGACCACCTGGCCGGCAGCCTCGGCGTGGCGATCGCGGACGCGATGACGCAGCAGGGCCTGCTGGACTGGTCCCAGGGCCTGGCGCTGACCGACCAGGGCGTGCGCTGGCTGGCCGAACTCGGGCTGGAGCTGCCCGCGGGCACCCGGCGCCCGCCGGTGCGCTCCTGTCTGGACTGGACCGAGCGGCGCCCGCACCTGGCCGGCTCGCTCGGCGCCGGGCTGTGCCGCTTCGCGTTCGAGCACGGCTGGATCACCCGGATCGGCAGCGGCCGGGCGGTGGCCGTGACGGACGAGGGCGCCGGGGCGCTGCGGACCCGCTTCGGCATCTGA
- a CDS encoding TetR/AcrR family transcriptional regulator: protein MTSRARSNAPAETGPEAAARPKPLRADAARNRAKVLDAARAAFAAEGIAVPLDEIARRAGVGAGTVYRHFPTKEALFEAVVADRLDALAAQADAALTAEDPGAAFFHFFDSMLEDADDKKDLADALTAAGVGLSPETLASAARLQNALGALLDRALAAGAVRAGLTVEDLHALAVGALAAESRAAAGPGHRPGRLTRLICDGLRP from the coding sequence GTGACCAGTCGTGCCCGCAGCAACGCCCCGGCCGAGACCGGACCCGAGGCCGCGGCCCGGCCCAAGCCGTTGCGCGCGGACGCGGCGCGCAACCGCGCCAAGGTGCTCGACGCGGCCCGCGCGGCGTTCGCCGCCGAGGGCATCGCCGTGCCGCTGGACGAGATCGCCCGCCGGGCCGGAGTCGGCGCCGGGACGGTCTACCGGCATTTCCCCACCAAGGAGGCGCTGTTCGAAGCGGTGGTGGCCGACCGCCTCGACGCGCTGGCCGCGCAGGCCGATGCTGCGCTGACGGCCGAGGACCCGGGCGCGGCGTTCTTCCACTTCTTCGACTCGATGCTCGAGGACGCCGACGACAAGAAGGACCTCGCCGACGCCCTGACCGCGGCCGGGGTCGGGCTGAGCCCGGAGACGCTGGCCTCCGCGGCGCGGCTGCAGAACGCGCTCGGCGCCCTGCTCGACCGCGCCCTCGCGGCCGGCGCCGTCCGGGCCGGGCTCACCGTCGAGGATCTGCACGCCCTGGCCGTCGGCGCACTGGCCGCGGAGAGCCGCGCGGCCGCCGGGCCCGGCCACCGGCCGGGCCGGCTGACCAGGCTGATCTGCGACGGCCTGCGTCCCTGA
- a CDS encoding nuclear transport factor 2 family protein translates to MSAAARTPRQTIEQFLHTVAHGTRDELADLYAPDVRIEIPFNPDGVPQVSEGRERIRARMKSAEPLWRFDDVRDVTVHGTEDPGIVIAEYRVHGTLAATGRAFSLGYISVFGVEDGLIAWARDYGNPLEVGDLTKELGL, encoded by the coding sequence ATGTCCGCTGCCGCGCGCACCCCGCGCCAGACCATCGAGCAGTTCCTGCACACCGTCGCCCACGGCACCAGGGACGAGCTCGCCGACCTGTACGCCCCCGACGTGCGCATCGAGATCCCGTTCAACCCCGACGGCGTGCCGCAGGTGAGCGAGGGGCGCGAGCGGATCAGGGCCCGGATGAAGTCCGCCGAGCCGCTCTGGCGCTTCGACGACGTGCGCGACGTCACCGTGCACGGCACCGAGGACCCGGGCATTGTGATCGCCGAGTACCGGGTGCACGGCACCCTCGCCGCGACCGGCCGCGCCTTCAGCCTCGGCTACATCTCCGTCTTCGGGGTCGAAGACGGCCTGATCGCCTGGGCCCGCGACTACGGCAACCCGCTCGAAGTCGGCGACCTGACCAAGGAACTGGGCCTGTGA